One window of the Candidatus Zixiibacteriota bacterium genome contains the following:
- a CDS encoding hypothetical protein (Evidence 5 : Unknown function), which yields MKKISQNDGFTILEVLIAVIILTLSLLMLLNMAMIALEGNDWSNKATRSTQLLQEKLEQLRTGMNLTNGRDTVADIQRTWTITSSANHLRRIDISAAWMNKRGDSLHNNITAYIRTDSI from the coding sequence ATGAAAAAGATATCTCAAAATGACGGCTTCACGATTTTGGAAGTCCTGATTGCCGTGATTATCCTGACCCTCTCTCTTCTGATGCTTTTGAATATGGCGATGATAGCATTGGAGGGAAATGACTGGTCCAATAAGGCCACCCGTTCGACCCAACTTCTGCAGGAAAAACTGGAGCAGTTGCGGACGGGAATGAATTTAACCAATGGCCGCGACACGGTCGCGGATATCCAGCGCACCTGGACCATCACCAGTTCCGCCAATCATCTGCGCCGGATCGATATCTCCGCGGCCTGGATGAACAAGCGGGGCGATTCGCTCCATAATAATATCACGGCCTACATTCGAACCGATAGCATATAG